Within Anaerobranca californiensis DSM 14826, the genomic segment CAAGGGTTTATCTACGATAATTTAGCAGATGAAATTTTCCGTTCTTTTTTGCACAATGAAGGTTTTGCCTACGAAAAAAGAAACTTTAAATTATTTACCTTTTCTAAATTACTAGGCAGCTTTGCTATTGATAAAGAACAAGGTAGAATAATTTTTCAATCTCCAGTTAAGTTATTTGTCTCTTCACCGGTGGACAAGTTTATTAACGAATTTGGTAGAACATTAATTGAAAAAGAGACCTTTTATTTAGGAAAAAACAAAGTCAAGGTAGATAGAATTAACACTAATGAATTAGCCCTTGATAAAAATGAAGTTAAAATCAGGACTTTATCCCCTATAGTAGTTTATAGTACAGTAACAATTTACGATAAAAAACAAACGATATACCATAAACCCGGTGAAGAAGGTTTTGAAATATTACTTAAAGAAAACTTAGAAAAAAAATATACCACTATTTTTGGTAAAAAACTTGAGGAAAAGGATTTTGAAATAA encodes:
- the cas6 gene encoding CRISPR-associated endoribonuclease Cas6, which produces MRLGISLSAENPLNLPIHYNHILQGFIYDNLADEIFRSFLHNEGFAYEKRNFKLFTFSKLLGSFAIDKEQGRIIFQSPVKLFVSSPVDKFINEFGRTLIEKETFYLGKNKVKVDRINTNELALDKNEVKIRTLSPIVVYSTVTIYDKKQTIYHKPGEEGFEILLKENLEKKYTTIFGKKLEEKDFEIKAIYPERIKMAIIKYKGTVIKGYSGDFILKGNPELIKLAYDTGLGSKNSQGFGCIEVI